A single region of the Verrucomicrobiia bacterium genome encodes:
- a CDS encoding CPXCG motif-containing cysteine-rich protein produces MLEDALEFECPYCLAAMSISVDLTEGRRQKFVYDCQTCCRPIHLEVRVGEEGLIEDFQALAENE; encoded by the coding sequence ATGCTTGAAGATGCCTTGGAGTTTGAATGCCCCTATTGCCTTGCGGCCATGAGCATTTCCGTGGACCTTACCGAAGGGCGGCGGCAGAAGTTCGTGTACGACTGCCAGACCTGCTGCCGGCCCATCCACCTCGAGGTGAGGGTGGGCGAGGAAGGGCTTATCGAGGATTTCCAGGCCCTGGCCGAAAATGAATAG
- a CDS encoding CBS domain-containing protein, translating into MLAKDLMTETAVLVHRDMLITDLATLLREKRIGGVPVVDENNKIVGIVTVTDLFNVMNIVRKVGGKRNWFSNFMFSKKTMTVKEIYTRKMYSVLPDTPIEVVVGLMLDKNIHTIPVMNEDQTLLHGVIGRHDVTCAALGILPKGHPQAAASPEAKTPAK; encoded by the coding sequence ATGTTAGCGAAGGACCTCATGACTGAAACCGCCGTACTGGTTCACCGTGACATGCTCATCACGGATCTCGCGACCCTTCTCCGGGAAAAAAGAATCGGCGGCGTTCCTGTGGTCGACGAAAATAATAAAATCGTCGGCATCGTCACGGTGACGGATCTCTTCAACGTCATGAACATCGTACGCAAGGTGGGCGGCAAGAGGAACTGGTTTTCGAACTTCATGTTCAGCAAGAAGACCATGACGGTCAAAGAAATTTACACCCGCAAGATGTACAGCGTGCTCCCCGACACTCCGATCGAAGTCGTGGTCGGCCTCATGCTCGACAAAAACATCCATACGATTCCCGTGATGAATGAAGACCAGACCCTGCTGCACGGCGTCATCGGCCGCCACGACGTGACCTGCGCGGCGCTGGGCATTCTTCCCAAAGGCCATCCCCAGGCGGCAGCCTCTCCGGAAGCCAAAACGCCGGCGAAATAA
- the mutL gene encoding DNA mismatch repair endonuclease MutL: protein MDRPAEAGFERRRVMGIIRVLPEHIANKIAAGEVVERPSSIVKELLENALDAGATAIEVEINHGGRSFIRVADNGCGMNAEDAELAFKRHATSKITDISDLDAIASYGFRGEALPSIAAVSRVKLVTRPAKANAATEIAIEGGHILHVKEAPAAPGTSVEIRDLFFNTPARRKFIKTDSTEMGHVMDVVQNFALSYPSLRVQFKSSGKTIWDLSPASDFMARAEKVLGGDTAKHLLRLDAEVPGIKIHGFIGKPYVARANRSGQSFFVNRRWVRSIGLSHALQAGYHGLLMHGQFPAAVLFLELDPAKVDVNVHPTKQEVRLSHESEVKSLIKKVVAERLIEEGDISPELRPFKEPVSGEIPAGLPAFSGKSDPVSLYKSELGTILEVGEPAVMSGAPAAKARPAEPEPMISIRNQLKITKILGQVHATFIVTETEEGFMVIDQHAAHERVMFEALLKNFDGAGPVARQNFLMDEILELHPRQVEVLQSSLPLLRKVGFEIEEFGERAFVVRSYPAILEKEDPLAFLKAYVEEREDGQVKTRLEEHREDVAALIACKRQSVKAHDALTSVQLQALLERLAQCENPFSCPHGRPTFFKKTFSELERQFKRK, encoded by the coding sequence ATGGACAGACCGGCTGAAGCCGGATTCGAAAGGCGGCGCGTGATGGGCATTATCCGCGTGCTTCCCGAGCACATCGCCAACAAAATCGCGGCCGGCGAAGTCGTCGAACGCCCCAGCTCCATCGTGAAGGAGCTTTTGGAAAATGCGCTGGACGCGGGGGCTACGGCCATCGAAGTCGAGATCAATCACGGCGGCCGCAGCTTCATCCGCGTGGCCGACAACGGATGCGGCATGAACGCCGAAGATGCGGAGCTGGCCTTCAAGCGCCACGCGACAAGCAAGATCACGGATATCTCCGACCTGGACGCGATCGCGTCTTATGGCTTCCGCGGGGAGGCCTTGCCGAGCATTGCCGCGGTCTCGCGTGTCAAGCTCGTCACGCGTCCTGCAAAAGCGAATGCGGCCACGGAGATTGCGATCGAAGGCGGCCATATCCTGCACGTCAAAGAAGCGCCTGCCGCGCCCGGCACATCGGTCGAGATCCGTGATCTTTTCTTCAATACGCCCGCGCGCCGCAAATTCATCAAGACCGATTCCACGGAAATGGGGCACGTTATGGATGTGGTCCAGAACTTCGCCCTTTCCTACCCGTCGCTGCGCGTGCAGTTCAAGTCTTCGGGCAAAACGATTTGGGACCTTTCTCCGGCATCGGATTTCATGGCGCGCGCGGAAAAAGTCCTGGGCGGCGACACGGCCAAACATCTTTTGCGTCTCGATGCCGAAGTTCCGGGCATCAAGATCCACGGCTTCATCGGCAAGCCGTACGTGGCGCGCGCCAACCGCTCGGGCCAGAGCTTCTTCGTGAACCGCCGCTGGGTGCGCTCGATCGGTCTTTCGCATGCGCTTCAGGCCGGCTACCACGGACTTCTGATGCACGGGCAATTTCCCGCGGCCGTTTTGTTTTTGGAGCTCGATCCCGCGAAAGTCGACGTGAACGTGCATCCCACGAAGCAGGAAGTCCGGCTTTCGCACGAATCCGAAGTCAAATCCCTGATCAAGAAGGTCGTGGCCGAGAGGCTGATCGAGGAAGGGGACATCAGCCCGGAGCTGCGCCCGTTCAAAGAGCCGGTTTCGGGTGAAATCCCGGCGGGCCTCCCGGCATTTTCCGGCAAGAGCGATCCCGTGTCGCTTTATAAATCCGAGCTCGGCACGATCCTGGAAGTAGGAGAGCCTGCCGTGATGTCCGGCGCGCCGGCCGCCAAGGCGCGTCCCGCGGAACCCGAGCCCATGATTTCCATCCGCAACCAGCTGAAGATCACCAAAATCCTTGGCCAAGTGCACGCGACATTCATCGTCACGGAAACGGAAGAAGGGTTCATGGTGATCGATCAGCACGCAGCCCACGAGCGCGTCATGTTCGAGGCGCTGCTCAAGAATTTCGACGGCGCAGGACCTGTCGCGAGGCAGAACTTTCTGATGGACGAGATCCTGGAGCTGCACCCGCGCCAGGTGGAAGTTCTGCAAAGTTCGCTGCCGCTGTTGCGCAAGGTGGGCTTCGAGATCGAGGAATTCGGGGAACGGGCTTTCGTGGTCCGGTCTTATCCGGCAATTCTCGAAAAGGAAGATCCTCTGGCATTTCTGAAGGCCTACGTCGAAGAACGCGAAGACGGACAAGTCAAGACGCGGCTGGAAGAACACCGCGAGGATGTAGCGGCGCTGATCGCCTGCAAGCGCCAATCCGTGAAAGCGCATGACGCGCTGACTTCCGTCCAGCTGCAGGCCCTCCTCGAAAGGCTCGCGCAGTGCGAGAATCCCTTCTCGTGCCCGCATGGGCGCCCTACCTTTTTCAAGAAGACATTTTCCGAGCTGGAAAGACAATTCAAGCGGAAGTAA
- the mutS gene encoding DNA mismatch repair protein MutS, with the protein MTDLTMPQDTIEHLKLSPMMEQYRSIKKTLPKDTILFFRLGDFYEMFLDDAVRASEILDITLTGREGGEAGRVPMCGVPYHSYQGYVRVLLEHNLKVAICEQVGDPKAAKGIVERKITRIVSPATYLEDEAKSNSQEYLACLVADGTQCAFAYLELSTGEFYVRQIPAERMLSDLTLLAPREVILPSGAAKDESLLRFLKTGLGASVTVYDDWIFERDEGARLLKESFKLVSEKSIPFADRPLAVSAAGAVLYYLRDHLHSQIGHVRVPVMLDTSEYLALERSTQRSLEIVTTQQGKKGAETLLGTVDQTLTSMGGRTLYQWITHPLLSAAEIGKRQDAVQELAAKADAMQALRELMRGVKDVERTLCRLNYGVANARDLLNLQLFLTRVPEIQKQLAGFFNVLLADVLKVLNPFPKLAELIGRSIVENPPLTLKEGGMIRDGYDAALDELKAISQKGKSWILEFQQREIERTGIKTLKVKYSQVFGYALEISKGSLHLVPPDYIRRQTLANAERFVVPELKEWDEKISGAQDKIKALEYEIFSRIRETILQELQPLQAMSRGIGVLDALASLAITALNKRWVRPTVVETGELMIEGGRHPVVEAMLPSGKFVENDAFLDSAENQLVVLTGPNMAGKSTYIRQIGLIVILAQIGSYVPAKSARIGLVDRIFTRIGASDDLASGESTFMVEMVETANILQKATSRSLLILDEVGRGTSTFDGVSIAWAICEYLVQGTHRPRTLFATHYHELTQLEDHFSSIKNYNITVRETKDDIIFLRKVVRGGSDRSYGIHVARLAGIPQVVTQRARKILDVLESENTEATQIIEGKRNKKKAETQQTLFEWSQQNHPVLEELRNMTVEGLTPLQALNKLAEWTDRLKPDSKGGA; encoded by the coding sequence ATGACGGACCTTACCATGCCCCAGGACACGATCGAGCATCTCAAGTTGTCTCCGATGATGGAGCAGTACCGTTCCATCAAAAAAACCCTTCCAAAGGATACGATTCTCTTCTTCCGTCTGGGCGACTTCTATGAAATGTTCCTTGACGATGCCGTGCGCGCTTCCGAGATCCTGGACATTACCCTGACCGGAAGGGAAGGCGGCGAAGCCGGGCGCGTTCCCATGTGCGGCGTGCCCTACCATTCCTACCAGGGCTATGTCCGCGTCCTGCTGGAACACAACCTGAAAGTGGCGATCTGCGAACAGGTCGGTGATCCCAAAGCGGCGAAAGGCATCGTGGAAAGAAAGATTACCCGGATCGTGTCGCCGGCGACTTACCTGGAAGACGAAGCCAAGTCCAACAGCCAGGAATACCTGGCCTGCCTTGTCGCGGACGGCACGCAATGCGCGTTCGCTTACCTCGAGCTCAGCACCGGCGAATTTTACGTGCGCCAGATCCCGGCCGAGCGCATGCTGAGCGACCTCACGCTGCTCGCGCCGCGCGAAGTAATCCTTCCTTCAGGCGCAGCCAAGGACGAGAGCCTCCTGCGTTTTTTGAAGACGGGGCTCGGCGCCAGCGTCACGGTCTACGACGACTGGATTTTCGAACGCGACGAAGGCGCGCGGCTTTTGAAGGAATCGTTCAAGCTGGTTTCGGAAAAAAGCATTCCCTTCGCGGACCGCCCGCTCGCGGTTTCCGCGGCCGGCGCCGTGCTTTATTATCTCCGCGATCATCTTCACTCGCAGATCGGGCACGTGCGCGTGCCGGTCATGCTCGACACGAGTGAATACCTGGCGCTCGAACGCAGCACGCAGCGCAGCCTCGAGATCGTCACCACACAGCAGGGCAAAAAAGGCGCCGAGACCTTGCTCGGCACCGTGGACCAGACGCTGACTTCCATGGGCGGCCGCACGCTTTATCAGTGGATCACGCATCCGCTGCTTTCCGCGGCGGAAATCGGGAAGCGCCAGGACGCGGTCCAGGAGCTGGCCGCGAAGGCGGACGCCATGCAGGCTTTGCGCGAGCTCATGCGCGGCGTGAAAGACGTGGAGCGCACGCTTTGCCGCCTGAATTACGGCGTGGCCAATGCGCGCGACCTGCTCAACCTCCAGCTTTTCCTCACGCGCGTCCCTGAAATCCAGAAACAGCTGGCGGGGTTTTTCAACGTGCTCCTTGCCGACGTGCTCAAGGTCCTGAATCCATTTCCGAAGCTTGCGGAGCTGATCGGCCGCTCGATCGTCGAGAATCCGCCGCTTACGCTGAAAGAGGGCGGAATGATCCGCGACGGCTATGACGCGGCGCTGGACGAACTGAAGGCGATTTCGCAGAAAGGCAAGTCCTGGATCCTGGAATTCCAGCAGCGGGAAATCGAGCGCACGGGCATCAAGACGCTCAAGGTCAAATATTCTCAGGTGTTCGGCTATGCGCTGGAGATCAGTAAAGGCAGTCTGCACCTCGTACCGCCCGATTACATCCGGCGCCAGACGCTGGCGAATGCCGAGCGCTTTGTGGTGCCGGAACTGAAAGAATGGGACGAGAAAATTTCCGGGGCGCAGGACAAGATCAAGGCGCTCGAATACGAGATCTTCAGCCGGATCCGCGAAACAATCCTGCAGGAGCTTCAGCCGCTGCAGGCCATGTCGCGCGGCATCGGCGTGCTGGATGCGCTGGCGTCGCTGGCCATCACCGCGTTGAACAAACGCTGGGTACGGCCCACGGTCGTCGAAACCGGCGAACTCATGATCGAAGGCGGCCGCCATCCCGTGGTCGAGGCCATGCTGCCTTCCGGGAAATTCGTGGAGAATGACGCGTTTCTGGATAGCGCCGAAAACCAGCTTGTCGTGCTGACCGGTCCGAATATGGCCGGTAAATCCACTTACATCCGCCAGATTGGGCTGATCGTGATCCTTGCGCAGATCGGTTCTTACGTCCCCGCGAAAAGCGCGCGCATTGGGCTCGTGGACCGCATTTTCACGCGCATCGGCGCGAGTGACGACCTGGCCTCGGGCGAGAGCACGTTCATGGTCGAGATGGTGGAAACCGCAAACATCCTGCAAAAGGCGACGTCCCGCAGCCTTCTGATTCTCGATGAAGTCGGGCGCGGCACGTCCACGTTCGACGGCGTGAGCATTGCCTGGGCCATCTGCGAATACCTGGTGCAGGGAACGCATCGTCCGCGCACGCTTTTTGCGACGCATTATCACGAGCTCACGCAGCTTGAAGACCATTTTTCCAGCATCAAGAACTACAACATCACGGTCCGGGAAACCAAGGACGACATCATTTTCCTGCGCAAGGTCGTGCGAGGCGGCTCCGACCGCAGCTACGGCATCCACGTCGCGCGCCTGGCCGGTATTCCCCAAGTTGTGACCCAGCGCGCCCGCAAGATTCTCGACGTTCTTGAAAGCGAGAACACGGAAGCCACGCAGATCATCGAAGGCAAGAGAAACAAAAAGAAGGCCGAGACCCAGCAAACGCTTTTCGAATGGTCGCAGCAAAACCATCCCGTCCTGGAAGAGCTCCGGAACATGACGGTCGAAGGGCTCACGCCGCTGCAGGCGCTCAACAAGCTTGCGGAATGGACAGACCGGCTGAAGCCGGATTCGAAAGGCGGCGCGTGA